One stretch of Diabrotica undecimpunctata isolate CICGRU chromosome 5, icDiaUnde3, whole genome shotgun sequence DNA includes these proteins:
- the Ssl1 gene encoding general transcription factor IIH subunit 2 isoform X1, producing the protein MGDDEDGKEYRWETGYEKTWEAIKEDDEGFLQASVADIVQRAKRKRQALKHGSQKLGMMRHLFLLLDCSEAMASQDLKPTRLICTLKLLEIFLEEFFDQNPISQLGIILMQNKRAERISELAGNCRKHIKMLSNLNRTSLQGEPSLQNGLEMALSSLKLLPSHASREILVIMGSLTTCDPGDITKSIENLKLEGVRCSVIGLAAEVHVCRQLANQTNGIYNVILDDNHFKDLLLQQVDPPPAALCLESSLIKMGFPHQLNNEGSDEPLTMCMCHVDSIEDGSKLTTGGYYCPQCFSKYCELPVECRACGLTLVSAPHLARSYHHLFPAANYIEVDFANQATICAACQRSFGETDKQVYSCPNCKRIFCIDCDIFVHETLHTCPGCATNPLKFQIALTN; encoded by the exons ATGGGAGATGACGAAGATGGTAAAGAGTATCGGTGGGAGACTGGATATGAAAAGACATG GGAAGCTATTAAAGAAGACGATGAAGGATTTTTACAAGCCAGTGTAGCCGATATCGTTCAAAGGGCAAAAAGAAAACGGCAAGCCCTAAAACATGGAAGCCAAAAGTTGGGAATGATGAGACATTTATTCTTGCTTTTGGATTGTTCTGAAGCAATGGCCAGTCAAGATCTCAAACCAACAAGGCTTATATGCACCTTAAAG CTCTTAGAAATATTCTTGGAAGAATTTTTCGACCAGAATCCTATAAGTCAACTAGGAATTATACTTATGCAAAATAAACGAGCAGAGAGGATCAGTGAACTAGCTGGGAATTGTAGGAAACATATAAAAATGCTCAGTAATTTAAACAGAACCAGCTTACAAGGTGAACCATCTCTTCAAAATGGTTTGGAAATGGCTTTATCTTCATTGAAGCTACTCCCTTCTCATGCCAGTAGAGAAATCTTGGTTATAATGGGTAGCTTAACTACTTGCGATCCTGGAGATATTACCAAAAGTATTGAA AATTTGAAGCTGGAAGGCGTTAGGTGTTCAGTGATAGGTTTGGCAGCTGAAGTACATGTGTGTAGGCAACTGGCAAATCAAACCAATGGAATTTACAATGTAATTCTTGATGACAATCACTTTAAAGATTTACTACTCCAGCAGGTAGATCCGCCTCCTGCTGCATTGTGCCTTGAGTCAAGCTTGATCAAAATGGGATTTCCTCATCAACTGAATAATGAAGGGTCTGATGAACCTCTAACTATGTGCATGTg TCATGTAGACAGTATAGAAGATGGTAGTAAACTAACAACAGGAGGTTATTATTGTCCCCAGTGCTTCAGCAAATATTGTGAACTTCCTGTTGAATGTAGAGCCTGTGGGTTGACATTAGTATCAGCTCCACATCTAGCAAGGTCCTATCACCATCTTTTTCCAGCTGCCAATTACATAGAAGTAGATTTCGCCAACCAGGCAACAATTTGTGCTGCTTGTCAGAGGTCATTTGGAGAAACAGACAAACAG GTGTATAGCTGTCCAAATTGTAAACGAATATTCTGCATAGATTGTGATATATTTGTTCATGAAACTTTACATACTTGTCCTGGATGTGCTACAAACCCTCTAAAGTTTCAAATAGCCCTTACTAACTAG
- the Ssl1 gene encoding general transcription factor IIH subunit 2 isoform X2 has protein sequence MGDDEDGKEYRWETGYEKTWEAIKEDDEGFLQASVADIVQRAKRKRQALKHGSQKLGMMRHLFLLLDCSEAMASQDLKPTRLICTLKLLEIFLEEFFDQNPISQLGIILMQNKRAERISELAGNCRKHIKMLSNLNRTSLQGEPSLQNGLEMALSSLKLLPSHASREILVIMGSLTTCDPGDITKSIEQVDPPPAALCLESSLIKMGFPHQLNNEGSDEPLTMCMCHVDSIEDGSKLTTGGYYCPQCFSKYCELPVECRACGLTLVSAPHLARSYHHLFPAANYIEVDFANQATICAACQRSFGETDKQVYSCPNCKRIFCIDCDIFVHETLHTCPGCATNPLKFQIALTN, from the exons ATGGGAGATGACGAAGATGGTAAAGAGTATCGGTGGGAGACTGGATATGAAAAGACATG GGAAGCTATTAAAGAAGACGATGAAGGATTTTTACAAGCCAGTGTAGCCGATATCGTTCAAAGGGCAAAAAGAAAACGGCAAGCCCTAAAACATGGAAGCCAAAAGTTGGGAATGATGAGACATTTATTCTTGCTTTTGGATTGTTCTGAAGCAATGGCCAGTCAAGATCTCAAACCAACAAGGCTTATATGCACCTTAAAG CTCTTAGAAATATTCTTGGAAGAATTTTTCGACCAGAATCCTATAAGTCAACTAGGAATTATACTTATGCAAAATAAACGAGCAGAGAGGATCAGTGAACTAGCTGGGAATTGTAGGAAACATATAAAAATGCTCAGTAATTTAAACAGAACCAGCTTACAAGGTGAACCATCTCTTCAAAATGGTTTGGAAATGGCTTTATCTTCATTGAAGCTACTCCCTTCTCATGCCAGTAGAGAAATCTTGGTTATAATGGGTAGCTTAACTACTTGCGATCCTGGAGATATTACCAAAAGTATTGAA CAGGTAGATCCGCCTCCTGCTGCATTGTGCCTTGAGTCAAGCTTGATCAAAATGGGATTTCCTCATCAACTGAATAATGAAGGGTCTGATGAACCTCTAACTATGTGCATGTg TCATGTAGACAGTATAGAAGATGGTAGTAAACTAACAACAGGAGGTTATTATTGTCCCCAGTGCTTCAGCAAATATTGTGAACTTCCTGTTGAATGTAGAGCCTGTGGGTTGACATTAGTATCAGCTCCACATCTAGCAAGGTCCTATCACCATCTTTTTCCAGCTGCCAATTACATAGAAGTAGATTTCGCCAACCAGGCAACAATTTGTGCTGCTTGTCAGAGGTCATTTGGAGAAACAGACAAACAG GTGTATAGCTGTCCAAATTGTAAACGAATATTCTGCATAGATTGTGATATATTTGTTCATGAAACTTTACATACTTGTCCTGGATGTGCTACAAACCCTCTAAAGTTTCAAATAGCCCTTACTAACTAG